Below is a genomic region from Flexivirga aerilata.
GCGATCATCGGCGGCCTGCTGGTGCTCGGTGCCGCCCGCGGCCCGTCCGACGATCGCTGGCGGGCGGTCGCCGCCTCACCGGTCACCCGGTTCGCCGGGGACATCTCCTACGGGGTGTTCCTCTGGCACCTGCCGGTGATCCAGCTGATCTACGTCATCGGCGACCAGCCGATCTTCACCGGGTCGTTCGGCGCGGTGCTCTTCGCGACGCTGATCTTCAGCGTGCTGATCGCGTGGGCGTCGGCGACGCTGGTGGAGCTGCCGATCCTGCGCTGGGCGCACCGCGCGACGTCGCGTGCTCGACCAGCGCGCGAGCCAGCACGGCAAGGGTGAGCGTGCCGAGCAGCTGACCGGCGATCGCTCCGGCCGACTTCGCGTCGACGACCCCGAAGAACGCGAGCGCGACCCCGGCCAGCACCAGCGCCCCCAACGCCGTATGCCGCAGCAACCGGCTCGGCACGGCCGCCGCGGCCAGCCCGGCGAGCAATCCGGCCGGCCCCGCGACCAGCCCGCCGACCACGACCGCGAGCACGCCGCCGGCGATTCTGGCCGAGGTGGGGACTTCGCTGGTCGAGCAGGCCGAAGCACCGCTGGTCGAGTAGGCCGGACTGTCGCTGGTCGAGTAGGCCGGAGTGTCGCTGGTCGAGTAGGCCGAAGCGCTAGCGGAGGCCGTATCGAGACCAGCTGGCCTCGATACGCGGCCGGCTCGTCCCTCGCCGCCCGCTACTCGACCAGCACCATCGCGGCCGGCTCGTTCCTCGCTTGTCGAGTAGGCCGGACTCTCGCTGGTCGAGTAGGCCGGACTGTCGCTGGTCGAGTAGGCCGGAGCGCTAGCGGAGGCCGTATCGAGACCAGCTGGCCTCGATACGCGGCCGGCTCGTTCCTCGCCGCCCGCTACTCGACCAGCACCCTCTCGACCAGCAACCCTTCGGCGGCACAGCCACGCGGCCGCGAGGTAACCGGCGAGCAACGCGAGCGCGGCCACTCCCCCGGCCAGCAGCCCGGCGCGCTGCGGGGTGGTCGGGGTGAAGGTGAGAGTCAGCCCCTCGGCGCCACCGGCGGGCACGCGGAAGCCCTGCCGCCACCCGTCGACCTCGACCGGCTGCAGGACGCGACCGTCGCCGTCGGTCGCCCGCCAGCCGGCGTTGAAGCCCTCCGTCAGCGCGACGACACTCGTGTCTCCCGCACCGACCGAGATCGTACGACGACCCGAATCCCCTTGCGCCGCAGTGATTTTGCGGGTGGCCGACGGTGCGGCGCCCTCGGGCACGTGGCCGATCAGTGCGAGCTCGGGTTGTAGCCCGGATGCGCCGGCGACGACGACCGTGGCCTCGCCCGTCGCGGGCAGCCGCACCTCGCCGCACGGCTGGGCGGGGATGAGCCGGCGTTGTTGCAGGTCCTGCGCGCTCGGACTCGCCCGCAACGGGATGCGCGTCGTCCGACCACCGACGGTCACGGTGACCGACCCGGCCGCCCCGCACTCCCCGCTCACTACCACGTCGCCCGCCGGCGGCCGCAGCCAGACGGTCGCCGGGAACACGACGTCGCCTTCACCCGCGAGCTGCACCCGCCGGGTCAGCGTCGCGCCGTCCTCGGTCTCGTGGGTGAGCAGCAGCGCCTGACGGGTCAGGTCCACCGGTTGCGGCAGGTCGAGCACGGACCCGAGGCCGACCCCGGGCAGCTGTAGCTCCCGGATGCCCATGATCGGGTCCGTGACACCGTCCGGCGCGATCAGCCGGACCGCGACCGACCCGGCGCGCGACGGTGGCACCGACACGGTGACCTCGTCGCGCCCGCGCACCGGCACGACCTGGGTGCGGCCACCCACCTGCACCTGCACCTCCCGCGGCAGGTTCGCGCCCTGCTGCGGTGCGGCCAGTGCGATGCGCACCTCGCGCACGGTCCGTCCGCCGAGCTCCCCGCCGAGCGTCGCCGTCGTCTCGTGGTCACCGGTCAGCCAGGCCGTGCCCGGGTTGCCGTCGAACGCGGCGTAGGCGCCGGCCTGCGGACCGACGTAGGCGCGCGCGAACGGGTCTGCGCCCGAGGAGGATTCGGTCACCGAACGCCAGCCGATCCACACGCGGGCCGGTTGGCCGGCCGGGTCGGTGGCGGGTGGCAGGTCGCGGGCACCGATGCGGTCGGGCGTGTGGTCGGAGCGAGTCAGGGTCGGGCTGTAGGCCCGCGCCGTCGGGACGCCGTTGTTGTAGGCGCGCCAGCGCATGGTGTCGGTCACCACGTCCGGGCGGTCACCGGCGCCGGAGGCCGGCTGCAGCCACTCCCTCGGCGAGAGCAGCCCGGCGGCCTTGAGCGCGAAGCCGGCCTCGGGTCCGCCCGCGACGCGGAGCGGGGTGGCGGCATACGCCGTCGCGCGGGCACCGGTCGCGGGCGTCACGTCATACACGGTCAGCGCGGAGGCGCCGGAGCCGTAGGTCGCCGCGACCCGGAAGCCGGGTGAGCTGCGCAGCGTCTTCTCGATCTGCTGCCACGGCAGGGCCTGCACGCTGGGTGCGAGATCGTGGCGCAGCACGAGGCGGGTGATGCCGAGCCTGGCGAGGCCGTCGGCGAGGCTCGGCTGCGGCACTCCGCTGGCCGCCAGGCGGTCGACGGCGTCGAGGATGCGGGTCGAGGCGGGTATGCCGAGCGGCGCCGCGGCGCGGGTCACCACCGGTGATGTGGCGAGCGCCGACAGCGGCTCGTCGGTCGTCGCTCCCCACGTGTAGGTCGAGGTGCGCGAGTTGGGCAGCAGCATCGTCGAACCGCCGGATGCGCTTGCGGCAGCGTCGATTTCGTGTGCGACCTGGGTCCAGGGACGTGGCACCGCGGAGTAGGCGTCGATCGCGCCGACGCGGCCCTGCCAGATGGGGGTGGCGGCCGCGCCGACGAGCACCGCGAGCGCCGCCGGCAGGAAGCGGTCCCGCGCCCGGCGCGAGACGGTGACCCGCTGCAGCACGGCCGCGAAGCCGATGGCGAGCGGCAGCCGCAGCATCGGGTCGGCCTTGTGCACGTTGCGCAGCGGCGCCAGCGCGCCGTCGAGCAGCCCCCGCACGTCGTCGGAGAGCGGACTGCCGACCGTGCCGCCGTGCCCGAGCGCCATGAACAGCGTGGCGCCGACCAGGCATCCGAGCGTCCACCGGGCCAGGTGACCGCGCTGCCGCAGCAGACCCCAGGCGCCGATGCCCGCGACCGCGCAGGTTGCGAGGATCGCGGTGATCGACTGGGCGAGCACCCAACCGCCCTGCCACACCGGATGATCCGCGCTGTCGAGGATGTAGGCGATCCAGTCGTTGGCCCCGCGCAGCACGTTGGGCACCGAGGTGACCGCGGTGGTGATCGAGGCGGTCTCGATGTAGTCGAGGAACGGATAGGCGTAACGCCCCAGCACCAGCAGCGGCAGCAGCCACCAGAGCGCGCCGAGGATCACGGCCGGCAGCCACCAGACCAGCCGCCGCCGGCCGACCGGGTGGGTGACCAGGTAGGCGAACGGCAGGGCGAGCACGATCCCCGAGGCGGTCGCGTTGACGCCGCCGAGCGCGGCGGTCAGCACCCCGGCGAGCGCCACCTGCCGGATCAGCACCGGCCGGGGCAGGTCACGGTCGGTGAGCGGCAGCACGGCGAGCACCAGCCAGGGCGCGAGCGCCATCGGCCACGCCTCGACCGAGATCACCGGCAGCACGGTGAGCATCCGCGGCGAAAGCGCGTAGGTCGCGGCCGCGAGCAGCGCCGGCACGGCGCCGGCGACGCCGAGCCGCCGGATCAGTCGGTCGGCGCCGGCGAACGCCACGACCAGCAGGAGACTCCACCAGATCCGCTGGGTCGCCCACGCGGGCAGGTCGAGCGACCGCGCGACGCCGAACACCGGGCCCATCGGGAAGAGGTAGCCGTAGGCCTGGTTCTGCAACTCGCCGAGCCCGGCATGGGTGTTCCAGGCGTCCAGCGCTCGGCCGAGGTAACGCCAGGGCGAGATCGTCAGGTCGATCTTGGTGTCGGGCTCGGTGCGCCCCGGTGAGACGAGCCAGGGCAGCAGGCCGATCGCGATCACCGCGAGCGCCCACTGCACCCGGTGTATGGCGGAGCGCTCTGCCGTCATCGGCGCCGCAGGATCAGCAGCAGGTTCCAGGTGACGAACTCCCGCAGGCCGGGCACCCGCAGGATGTGCCGGGCCGTGTCGGGCAGGTAACGGGGTCGCGCGACGAGCAGGTCCACGTCCGGCTGCTGCCGCGCCCAGCGCAGCCCCTGCGCGATGCTGACCCGGAACAGCGTGCGGTCGATGGTGTTCTTCGGCGGGTGACCGTTGCGATGCTCGTAGCGCCGGGCGGCGCGCTGACCGCCGAGCCAGTGCCAGGGCGAGGTCTCGTGACCGCCCCAGGGCGAGAGCCAGTTGGTGTAGGACAGGAAGACCAGGCCGCCGGGGCGCACCACCCGCACCATTTCGTCGGCCGCGTGTTCGGGCCGGCGCACGTGCTCCCAGAGGTTGGAGCTGAAGACCAGGTCGACGCTGCGGTCGGCGAACGGCAGGGCCTCGGCCGTGCCGACGACTCCCCCGTCGCGCACCGACGGCACTGCCGGGTCGTGGTCGATCGGCACGTAACGCACTCCCGCCGAACGGAATTCGTGCGCAAACTCGGCCGGCCCGGCACCGACGTCGAGCATGGTCGCACCGGAGAGGTCGGTCCATTCGGCGAGCAGTTCCCGCGAGTCGCGGGCGAGCGCGCCGTAGAACACCTCCGGCCGGGTCTGCTCCACGGTGAAAGCACGGAACAGCCGCACCGATCGTCCGATGCCACGATCCATCAGGCGGGCTTCCGGGCGGTGAGGTGCAGGGTCGGGCGCAGCGCGGGCCGGGCCGCGCGGGCCGCCAGCACGAGCGGGGCGCTCGCCATACCGGCGAACAGGACGGGACGCTCGCCGAGCACGCCGTGCGGGCGCGGGCGGGGTCGCAGCATCCGGGTCAGGCTGCCGACGTCGGTGGTCAGGCTGTCGAGGGCCGGGCGGGTGATGCGCACATCGACCAACCCTACGGAGGTGGCGGCCCGGCGCAGACTCTCGGCCGTGAAGAAGCGCACGTGTGTCGGGTCCTCGAGCATCCACCAGGCCTGCCCGTAGAGCCGCAACCCGTCGCTGTCGCCCGCCGGAGTGAGGAATTGCGCCGTGCCGCCCGGCTCGAGCAGATCGGCGGCGACCTGCAGGGTGCGCAGCGGATCGGTCACGTGCTCCAGCACGTGGATGCCGTAGACGAGGTCGGCGCGCACCCGGTCGGTGTCCACCTGCTCGACGCCGGTCGCGTGCAGGTCGCCGCGGCGGCGCACCTCGGGGTCCACCGCGAGCTCGAGCTGGTCGGGGTCGGCGCCCGCGACGGCGGCCCCCGCGTCGAGGAAGCGGCGCAACATGCTGCCCGTGCCGTAGCCGATCTCGAAGACCGACCGCGGCGCCGGGCCGGACGCAAGCAGCCGGTAGGTCAGCGCGAGACGCCACCGGTCGAGGGTCGGTTCGCCGCCGTACGCGTGATCGCGGTGGCCGGCGGGCGCGGCGTCGAGGTCGCGCAGCAGGTGCCCGCAGCGCGCGCACCTGTGCAGCGTCGCGCCGCCGCGAAGGACGAACGCAGCCGTCGGACCGCCGCAGATCTCGCACGATCTGACACTTGACCGGACACTCATGTGACTTTGGTTACCTTTGAGTAGGAATCGGCGCTACTCTAGCGGCCGACCGGAGGAGACAAAGCCGTGCGTAGTGAAGAATCCGGGCCGGATCGGCCCATGCGGGTGCTCTATCTGTCGTGGCGCGATCGGGACAATCCCGAGGCGGGCGGCGCCGAGACGTTCACCGAGCGCACGGCCGAGGTGCTCACCGAGATGGGCGACCGGGTCACCATCTTCACCTCCCGATTCCCCGGCGCGTCGCCGACCGACCGGCACGGCAATGTCGACATCGTCCGCCGGGGTGGTCGCTTCACCTGCTACCCGCTCGGCCTCTGGTATGCCGCTCGGCACCGCCGCGACTTCGACGTCGTGCTCGACGTGCAGAACGGCGTGCCCTTCTGGGCGCCGCTGCTCGCCCGGCGGCCGGTCGTGAACATCACCCATCACGTGCACCGCGACCAGTGGAGCGTCATCTTCGGGCCGCGGCTGGCGAGACTCGGCTGGTTCCTGGAGTCGCGCATCGCGCCGGTGGTCTACCGCCGGTCCCGCTACGTCACCGTGTCCCAGGCCAGCCGGGACGACCTGGTCGAGCTCGGCATCGACGCCGACCGCATCGACATCGTCTACTCGGGCAACGACCGCCCGGCAGCGCTCGAGCAGTCACCGGTGCACGACCGCAGCGACACCCCGGTGCTCACCGTGCTCGGCCGGCTGGTCCCGCACAAGCAGGTGGAGATCGCGATCGACATCGTCGCCGAGCTTCTCCCGGCATACCCGCAGCTGCGGCTGGACGTGATCGGCGCCGGCTACTGGCACGAGGCGCTGGTCCGCTATGCGACCGACCGCGGAGTGCTGGACCGGATCGACTTCCACGGATTCGTCGACGACGACACCAAGCACCGGCTGCTCGGGCGCTCCTGGCTGCTGCTGATGCCCTCACACAAGGAGGGCTGGGGCCTGACGATCGTCGAGGCGGGCCTGCACGAGACGCCGGCCATCGCGTTTGCGCACGCGGGCGGCCCGACCGAGTCGATCCTGCACGGGGAGACCGGGTTGCTCGCGCTCAACCCGCAGCAGATGAGCGAGCAGGTCGGGGTGCTGCTCGGCGACGAGTCGCTGCGCTCGGCGCTCGGCCGCGCCGCTCGTGGACACGCGCTCGGCTTCGACTGGCAGCGCAGCGGGCGGGCGCTCGCGGCGACGCTGCGGTCGGTGCTGGGCCACGCCCCGCGCCCCCAGCAGCCCGCGGGGCGGCCGCGCCGGCTGCGGTCGGTCCACGAGATCGCGGCCGATCACCGGGAGGTCGGTGAGGGCGCCGCTTGAAGCGATCAGGCGTGACGGCCCGGCCCGGCGCGCCACTTCGGCGTCCGGGCATGACGAAAGGCGGCCACCCCGGTGCGGGGTGGCCGCCTTTGCGTTCGAAGTCCGGCGTCGTCGCCTGTCAGGCGATCAGTCGTGGCCGGTCAGGCGATCACTGGTTGTAGTCGATGTTCTGCGAGAACTTCTGCGGCTGGGTGATCGAGCCCTGCTGGGCGATCAGTCCGAAGATCGCCACTGCCGCGAGCAGCGCACCCACGATGGCGCCACCGACGTTGTACGCGACCTTCTTGTTTCCCTCGCCCATCGACTTGGCCCTCTCTCGTCTGACGTTGCGCCCTTGCCGTGCACCACTATAGCGGCAAGTTACCCCCGAGTCAGTCCTCTGACATCACTTCTTGACACGGTACCAAGAATCGCGCGACCCGCAACCAGGACGACCGCCGCCGCCGCGAGCAGCCAGCCGAGGTATCGCTCGGGGCCGCGCGAGTGCCGATCGGGCGTCGCGACCGGGCCCAGGTCGTGCAGCCGCAGGGTGCCGTCGCGGGCGAGCACGCGCGT
It encodes:
- a CDS encoding glycosyltransferase family 4 protein, whose product is MRSEESGPDRPMRVLYLSWRDRDNPEAGGAETFTERTAEVLTEMGDRVTIFTSRFPGASPTDRHGNVDIVRRGGRFTCYPLGLWYAARHRRDFDVVLDVQNGVPFWAPLLARRPVVNITHHVHRDQWSVIFGPRLARLGWFLESRIAPVVYRRSRYVTVSQASRDDLVELGIDADRIDIVYSGNDRPAALEQSPVHDRSDTPVLTVLGRLVPHKQVEIAIDIVAELLPAYPQLRLDVIGAGYWHEALVRYATDRGVLDRIDFHGFVDDDTKHRLLGRSWLLLMPSHKEGWGLTIVEAGLHETPAIAFAHAGGPTESILHGETGLLALNPQQMSEQVGVLLGDESLRSALGRAARGHALGFDWQRSGRALAATLRSVLGHAPRPQQPAGRPRRLRSVHEIAADHREVGEGAA
- a CDS encoding alpha-(1->3)-arabinofuranosyltransferase domain-containing protein, yielding MTAERSAIHRVQWALAVIAIGLLPWLVSPGRTEPDTKIDLTISPWRYLGRALDAWNTHAGLGELQNQAYGYLFPMGPVFGVARSLDLPAWATQRIWWSLLLVVAFAGADRLIRRLGVAGAVPALLAAATYALSPRMLTVLPVISVEAWPMALAPWLVLAVLPLTDRDLPRPVLIRQVALAGVLTAALGGVNATASGIVLALPFAYLVTHPVGRRRLVWWLPAVILGALWWLLPLLVLGRYAYPFLDYIETASITTAVTSVPNVLRGANDWIAYILDSADHPVWQGGWVLAQSITAILATCAVAGIGAWGLLRQRGHLARWTLGCLVGATLFMALGHGGTVGSPLSDDVRGLLDGALAPLRNVHKADPMLRLPLAIGFAAVLQRVTVSRRARDRFLPAALAVLVGAAATPIWQGRVGAIDAYSAVPRPWTQVAHEIDAAASASGGSTMLLPNSRTSTYTWGATTDEPLSALATSPVVTRAAAPLGIPASTRILDAVDRLAASGVPQPSLADGLARLGITRLVLRHDLAPSVQALPWQQIEKTLRSSPGFRVAATYGSGASALTVYDVTPATGARATAYAATPLRVAGGPEAGFALKAAGLLSPREWLQPASGAGDRPDVVTDTMRWRAYNNGVPTARAYSPTLTRSDHTPDRIGARDLPPATDPAGQPARVWIGWRSVTESSSGADPFARAYVGPQAGAYAAFDGNPGTAWLTGDHETTATLGGELGGRTVREVRIALAAPQQGANLPREVQVQVGGRTQVVPVRGRDEVTVSVPPSRAGSVAVRLIAPDGVTDPIMGIRELQLPGVGLGSVLDLPQPVDLTRQALLLTHETEDGATLTRRVQLAGEGDVVFPATVWLRPPAGDVVVSGECGAAGSVTVTVGGRTTRIPLRASPSAQDLQQRRLIPAQPCGEVRLPATGEATVVVAGASGLQPELALIGHVPEGAAPSATRKITAAQGDSGRRTISVGAGDTSVVALTEGFNAGWRATDGDGRVLQPVEVDGWRQGFRVPAGGAEGLTLTFTPTTPQRAGLLAGGVAALALLAGYLAAAWLCRRRVAGREGAGRVAGGEERAGRVSRPAGLDTASASAPAYSTSDSPAYSTSESPAYSTSEERAGRDGAGRVAGGEGRAGRVSRPAGLDTASASASAYSTSDTPAYSTSDSPAYSTSGASACSTSEVPTSARIAGGVLAVVVGGLVAGPAGLLAGLAAAAVPSRLLRHTALGALVLAGVALAFFGVVDAKSAGAIAGQLLGTLTLAVLARALVEHATSRGAPSAGSAAPPASPTPTRSAR
- a CDS encoding class I SAM-dependent methyltransferase; the encoded protein is MDRGIGRSVRLFRAFTVEQTRPEVFYGALARDSRELLAEWTDLSGATMLDVGAGPAEFAHEFRSAGVRYVPIDHDPAVPSVRDGGVVGTAEALPFADRSVDLVFSSNLWEHVRRPEHAADEMVRVVRPGGLVFLSYTNWLSPWGGHETSPWHWLGGQRAARRYEHRNGHPPKNTIDRTLFRVSIAQGLRWARQQPDVDLLVARPRYLPDTARHILRVPGLREFVTWNLLLILRRR
- a CDS encoding class I SAM-dependent methyltransferase, whose amino-acid sequence is MSVRSSVRSCEICGGPTAAFVLRGGATLHRCARCGHLLRDLDAAPAGHRDHAYGGEPTLDRWRLALTYRLLASGPAPRSVFEIGYGTGSMLRRFLDAGAAVAGADPDQLELAVDPEVRRRGDLHATGVEQVDTDRVRADLVYGIHVLEHVTDPLRTLQVAADLLEPGGTAQFLTPAGDSDGLRLYGQAWWMLEDPTHVRFFTAESLRRAATSVGLVDVRITRPALDSLTTDVGSLTRMLRPRPRPHGVLGERPVLFAGMASAPLVLAARAARPALRPTLHLTARKPA